The Hordeum vulgare subsp. vulgare chromosome 4H, MorexV3_pseudomolecules_assembly, whole genome shotgun sequence genomic interval TTCCGTGAAATTCAGTAATTTCAGTTTGCATTTCGGCCAAAGGGCCGAAATATTTACTTGAATTTAATttaaattttaatttttttgaaaaatatttggaaAACTATTTGATTTCCAGTGTACTAATGAAATTGCTGAAATATTTTGGCCGAAATGTAATATTTCAGTGTCTACTAAAATTAATGAAATTCAGTGAATTTCATTGAAATCTCactgaaaatgaaaacttcttcttcttttttggatATTGCTTTAGATAAAGAGGCACTAGCCGAATAATTCTTTCCATGCTTAAAGTGTTAACGTTCTTCCTTGCAAAAATAATGATAAAGGCCCGTGCTTAGTTCCTTCTTGCAATGTTGCATTCTTGGAAATACTTTTAATTTCCTGGTAtaatttagcatcaagataacatAATTCGTTTAGAGTATAAGAAGACACAACAGAAAACACCGTTGGACGAAAAATGTTTGTGAACGTTGAATGAGATAATTAGCAGTTCTGTATATTGTTGGTCAATTACCATGAATGCCCTATTTTAGCACAATGACAATCTGGTAGCTGGTGTCACGTAAGCATAAATTTTCTTGTTAATCCCATAATGTGGTGCAATTCTATGAATTTACTGCCAtcttcaaataaaataaaatctatgAGTTTATTTTTGTTAATTTTCTGTCATTTGATTAGTCATGAATCCTGAAAATGGTGCATGTATTTCCTGCAAATATTTGAAACTCAGTGCCCCAGAATGTTCAAATCGTGAAACTTATAACTCTAATCTATTATCTTCCTTGTCCTACAACAGCGTATACCCCGGGAACTTTCAACCCATTTGAGGAGTAGGATCTCTGACACCATTAAGCTTGATGTTCCTAATGGTAGGGCATATGATGTTGTGGTGAGCTGGGAGTTCGGCGAGCTAGTTCTTCGGTCTGGCTGGGATGCATTTGTAACTGCGCACCATATAGAAGAAAATGACACATTCTTGTTCATCTACCATGGGAACTCCAACTTTGAGATTCATATATTTAATTCACACGGTTGCGAGAAGATGGCTTCCTGCTTTCAACCACCTTCAGAGATCTTTGGAGCCTTTCCTCCCGGTGAGCCTTGTGATCATCATGTGCTGCATGGTtagatttcttttcttttcttttttaactAATGAAGTAGAAACATTCTTAACAGTGTCCCAAACAAGCAAAGAAAAACTAGACTGACTTTTGGATGAATTTTCTActtaaatgttgaatctttttgcAATATATTTGTGACAATTGTACCAAATTTGATGTGCAGAACAAGCTGCACCTAATGCAGGACATGTTCAGACGCAACTTGAGTttgactataccatgtcaattggATGCAATCTAACCAAATCACAAGATGAGAAAGTTTTAGAAATAGCCCGCAAAATAAGGTCTGAGATTCCTTTGTATGTGGCAATCATGAAGAAAATTAATGTCAACGTGAAGGACTGTTCTATCGTAAGTTGTATCTTTTCCATATCATTTCCTTGTTGTGTTAGCTACTCCAGTTCATAACCCATTTCTGTTGGTCAGCGTTGCATCTTTTTAACCTTTCTTCTGTTCTGTTCCTGAAGAACATACCATTGAGGCTTGTGAGCCATTTCAAAGAGGAGACATGTAGTGCTGTTATCAAACTAGAAGCCCCTGATGGCAACATATACAATGTTCGAGCTAGCAAGCACAGTGAGGATCAAGTTGTCCTCCAATCTGGTTGGGATGCTTTTGTAGCTGCTAATCACATACAGAAGAATGACCTCCTGATTTTTCATAGCAAGGGAAAAATTCGTCTCAAAATTCTCGCACTGGACCCAAGTGGTCATGAGAAAAACCCATCATGCTTTGACATGAAAATTTTCTCCAAGACTGGCGAAGGTTCAGTTCGGATTCCTGACGCACGCCCTCGTACAGTTGAAGTTATTGATCTGACCAGCTCTGACGATGATCACACTGAGAGAGAAGATGCTGGAAGATCAACTGGGAGGCGGAAGAAGGTACCAGGTTCTCATGCAAAAGCTCGGAAGATGGCTCCAGCGTCATCCCCAAGTACAAAATCAGGTCATTGTATAAGTACCATGCATTTCCTCATTGCATTTTCAAGTACTTGTGGTTATGCGATCCTCATCATATGAGAACATGGCCTATTTTACAGGATCTGATACTCACAAGCTGAAACTTCCCATCTCCAACAATGACAATCTTCAGGGGCCTTCCAGGCCTCCCTATATTTTAGCCAGAGGGATAACTCTAACTGGGCGTGTGGAGAAGAAAGTTCAGGAGAAAGTCCAAGCAATTGGATCTGAAGTCCTATCTATGTGGCAGTGATGACCAAAAGCTGTGTTGGTGGCAAACTCTTTTCTCTGGTGCGTTTAAACACATACTCTTTTCTAAAACTACTAATATGGATGTGACTCCTGGCTGTCAAAAAACATATGGATGCAGCTCTCAGTCTCTAGTTCACGAAATTTTAAGACCCGCTCTGCAATTACATTGCGAAACTTGCATGCATAGCCCACCTCTTATCTGCTGAATTAGGCATTGACCAGGAAGTGCCAATTTTTCAGTTGCCACTGACACTCTTACACTTTAAACTAGGGATTCTGCAACGAATATGCTTCTACTCTGCCAAGCGGagatcaaactctcatgcttcagctGGAGGACAAGGAGTGGCCGACGACATTACGCGTCAAGGGAAGTAAGAAGATCATTTGCAGAGGCTGGTCGAAATTCGCCTCCGACAATAACCTGAAGCTGGGAGACATCTGCCTCTTCAAAATTGCAGAGCGGAGCACGAGCAGCCTTGCGATGAGGGTCCATTTCATTCGCAAGTCGGGCGTATTTCTGTAGCTCAAGTATCCAAGTCGACACCCTCCCTGTTGCAAAACAACTTTATGTGCCTGTTTGCTCTATGACTTTCTAGTATCTAACTTGAGAGAAAGATGAACTCTACTCTGTCTTTAATGTCGTCTAGTACTCTCCTATGTGATTGCTGATTGATCAAGCTGCATCGAGGCACGTCATAAGCTGTACACTGTGTTGTGTTCAATACTCCCATGCCATGCGCTGCTCCAAATTTCAGTAGGACTCGGATAGGGTAGAACATATTTAGTGCACTGGAGCTTTTTGTGCAACCGTTGCATTTGTGGTTGAAGCTACACCCCAAAAGTTGCTAAAGGATTCTGAAAATATTTTATGACATAGAAATAACATTTATCTGCCATTTTGCGAAATTTCAAATCCAAATTGAGCCACACCTAACAAAAGCAATACTTTCTGTGTTATCGTGTTAATGTGCCAAATTCACGGCCCAATTTGGAAAAACTACTATTTAATGTGCCAGATTCATGGCCCAATTTGGGGAAACTACTATACATAACGTGATTTGGCTTTTTTTTGCAGGCAAATTTCTGGTCCTATTTGGCACCACAGGCACCAGTTAACGTGTATTTTTGTTAACTCGCACCTGTGGCATTTGTATATGGGCCGGCCTATCTAGTTGCTGGTTGAcgatttttaaaaaaattctatgaactttttttaaatttcAGTGAGTATCTTTTAAGAGTGATGATTTTTTCGCTAAAAATCGTGAAGCGTTTCTGACATATTAAAATTCTATGAAGTTTTTTTTaataacgatgattttttttaaatttgataAACATCATTTTGAAAATGGATGATTTTttatcaaaattgatgaacttttctaaggattatgaactttttttccagttcaatgaactttttaaaaaatacatgatatttttttgaatttctattagctttttaaaaatttgatgaactttataaAAAAATAATGTACTTCTTCCAAACTGCATGAAGTTTTTTTTTTGCACAATCTTCAAACTGCGGTATCAACTACATCAGCCTCATGCAGGCAGCACCTCGTGAAGCACGATGTTAGGATTGCCGCAAGTGTTCCTCCTGTACCCAACCAACCAACGCAACAATTTGTTCATGTCGTCTCTTTCCCCGGCTTCTTTGGCATGTCGACCCGGTCGGGGCAGGTCGTCCGCTTTCCTCCATTTCTGCCTACCGATGGTACATAACCGGGCTCGCCTGCTTGAACCACACCCAACTGTCTCCCCGATAATCTCTTTCTGTTTCTTCTTTGAGCTCTTCAGCACCATGTCATATCGAACCAATTCCTCAGGAGTACACCTGCACAAGTTGTACAGGTCGTACGCCTGACCAAGCGATTCGAATGTAGCCCTAACTAACTCCAGGAACAGCTAAACTGCCTCTCTCCTTCTCCGCGAATCCTCTGAAAGTCTTCTCCGGTGAAAGTACCCTCCCGACGCACGGCGGCTGTGCTCAACGCGAGCTTTGCATTCCAAGTTTCAAACACTGTAAGCGCTGCCTCACCCGTGTCGCCGATGCTAGACTCGGACGGCGTGCAGAGGAGAGTTCCGGTGGGTTCGTTGAGGAGTATGGAGTCGCCGCCGGTAAGATCTGGCAGGGGAAGTCTACCGAAAAACAGAGAGCATGTCAACAAACTGATCTGCTACTTACAGCGCGCCCAACTAAAAAGGATGAAGCGACGGCATGGAAAATACCTATCACTATCAAGGGGATCCGATAGGAACTCGAATCCATCAAGTTGTTCCGCCTCCGCCATCGCCATAGCTCTGAGCTATGGAGCTTGTGCGCCGCCGCAAGGgatatgttttttttcttcaaagGGCCGAGTAAATGGGCCATAACTAAAAAGGATTTTTTCTTCCAGCACCTTCCTTCGAAAGATTAAGGTAAGTGCTAAATTAGGGGGAGTGCTAAAAAAAATAGCTGAATTCACGTCCAGCAACTTATACGGAAACAAACAGGAAATAAGGAAAATCATATAACAAAGTAGCTGAATTCAGGCGCAACAAATTATACGGTTACAAACAGCAAATAAGGGAAATCATATAACAGAAAGTAGCTGAATTCACGTCACGTCCGGCGTCACATTTGCACATCGGTTATAAAAAAAGGTGTTACTTGTAACGTTTTACGGACCATTAGGTTGCATCACGTACCAATAGCGCATAGAGGTCGTGACAGCAGCTCTGAGAAAATCCAAACAGTGGTTCATACAGTACAAGATAACAAAAAAATCACCAGGTAGGAGCATCTACAACCAAAAGTTCAAGTAGTGCGGGCTTTGGTGaaaattactactccctccgtcgacGTGTATAGGACATGCGCGTAGTTCTAGGTCGTTAATTTAACtatataaatatatattatatgtaaTATATAATATACCATTAGATTCATGCGGAGATGTAGTTTttgaatatgtaatttttatcgcatataatatatatttagctaGTTAAATTAATAACCTAAAACTACATGCATGCCATATACACTTGGACGGAGGTAGTAGTTGTGACCGAGCACTTCGGTGCACGTCATCTAGTCCATCCATGATACACAGAGATGTGTGTTGTCCCCCGTATTTTCGGTCCCTGCCCCCCTCACCCCTCCACCGTTCCATGTATCACGGCCGATGTAGATAGGAATCTGCTGCACAATCTGCCAATGCGTCAGGTGTAAGGTTCACATGCATGATGTATCAACAGTCCACTCCATAGTGCTTTTGAGTAGTACTATTTTCCATTTGACGCATCAGACAACGTGTCAGATGTGGAACACTACATATACATGAATCAGTCAACACAATTACCAGGCGCATTTGCTAAACAATGTAACTGATACTTTTTTTTGCGAAAAatgtaattaatatttaatcataTGCCTGTACCAATTTTGTCTTTTCGATCAAACAAGAAACTATTTACCGCCCGTTAATATTTTGTTGCCACTAATTAATGCATCGTGGCATAAAAACGAAATATTAAGTGCGCATTGGTGTCTTTCCTAAACAAACTGTACATTTTATTAACGAAATCAAGGGGATTAGAGTAATTCTAGGGATCTTTAATTTCCAAAGTAAGGATCTGACATATTATATTTGAAAAGGCTCAAGGGCACTGGAAATTGCTTTTGTGGGCCAATCTCCATGAAGGCCCCCAAATGCAAAATTTAAATTTTGCAAAAAAATGTATCCTTATATTTCAGTTTTTTTTAAAGCACTGTACATTGATAGATGAAGGTATAATGTACAAgcgtgtaaattttcaggactaaATACGTTGAAAATAAGGGCTgtggaaaaagaaaaacaatttaagattttttaacacatgatactatttaTTTTTCCACaccatgaatttatctttttttacaAAGGCCGTGTTTCAAAGTATTTCAGCCTAAAATTTTGCACACATACGGATCACATCCTTGTTTAGTTGTAAAATATTTTCAGATTTTATTGAAATCaaaattttgaaattttaaaaaattggCCTCCAGCCAAGAGCCAAAACCCCATTTCTCCAAGTGCACCTGGAAAATAAATTAATTAGGAATGGATGACTCAACCAAATTGTGTGGGCCTTAAAAAAATTCAACAGAAGAAATCAAATTTAttttttttatgttaaacaaactGGAGGCATGCCATTCTCAAATTTTATTTTGAAGAAAATATTATATGTGGCAATCCCATTAATATGTCACATTTGGTGATTTATGAACTTTCCAAACATGTTATTTATCCGTACAAATGGCATTAACATCAATCCGCACAATGCATGACTATTGAGCAGGCTGAACAGTGCGTGACGTGAGAACAGTAAATGGGATGTTGCACGATAGTAAAtgggactatcttttgaagcacaagagcaaggagtttaacgttctaccacatctattacctttaggAGGGTGttgcctcctatattggttaggtgttgcttgggagcctcctacttcgtgttgtagagttgaaccaaaaagtttgtaagggcaaggagatctcctacttcgtgaagatccgccgtgagtgaggctagtcctgtgtggatgtaagccatggtggaatagacaatgccgcttcttcatggatccCTTTAGGGTGGAGctcttcgtggactctcgcagcagtTACCCTCCgtgtgttgaagtctccactaagatggacgtacgatagcaccacctatcggaaccacgccaaaaatcgccgtgtcaacctttgcgtttgatcgtcCTTCCTTACCCTCTATattacatttgcatgtatttatttttcgctgctatactcttagatatgcatgtgtatggtgaacttgactagtcataattgctaaaactggtccACAACTAAAATTAAGAAAaaagctaagtttttattttatcaagtagtctaatcaatcACCTCCttagacatacttcagatcctacaacTACTATTAAGTAAAAGTTTGCAACGAGGTGGGGGGACTCCGCCACCTGAATATATTACTCAAAGTAGCAGACAAACCACAAATGTAAAGAGAATTACGTAGGCACGTTAACACTTGAGGACATGAAAGACCGCCACAAGAAGATGTCTTCCTTATCTCCATCTTTGGAGTGGTGATGAGACTACAAGTCCAAGTCAGCGATAATCCTTTTTGCACAGATATACAGCACAacatcttttttttcctttgcccaATTGCTAGAGTTGTGTGGCACACGGTGGCTAATATGTTTGGCCTGTGCTCAAACAATGTGTGGCAAACTTATGCCTGGTGCTTTACTTTCTTCCTTGAAGGAGAAGTTTTCTATATTGTTGGACTAGCTGATGTATGTTGGGCTATTTGGAACTGTCACAATAGGGCaacatttgaattcaaatttcttAAGACTCCTTTTGAGGTTGTGTTCTCTGCTTGTGTTTTTTTGTCGTACTGGGCTGGATTGATGAAGCACTTTGATGTTGCTGAACTGAGGACGGGTATCAAGATGCTGAAGGACAATACGTCGAAGATGATGTAAATATGTGCTGTTGTTCGGGATGGGGGTGAGGCCTGATGATCTACGCCCCTCAAGGTGATCCGTCTCTCGTTTATCGGGTGTCATCGAATATTGCTAGTTGTGCACAAGCACCATGATGCCCGTTAAAAAAAACAATTTTACGTgcaaaaaaatgaatttttttgtaaacacacacacacacatactacgTATGTGCAAAAATTCATAACATTTTATTTTCATACGTAGCATACAAAAAAAGACCAACATGTATTTTCAAATGGGCCAAAAGAAAATTTGGGCCGGAATTTATGTTTTCTACAGATTACAAATTAGATTTTTTTCAAAACAGAATTTCATGAATCCATAGTGATTACATACAAGTTTTCACAAAATTATTTCCGTTTTTTAACTTCTAaatatgattttatttttattttccagAAAAAAGGCATCATGGTGCCCGAGCACACGAATTTCACACTTGTCTGGTTatgtatttagtgcctacgtgctACATTTGTCTTTGTTGCACCCTCGAAACAGGCTTTCACCCAGCTATATTAATATACCAACCACCTGATAAAATAGTTTGAGCACCGCTGAGGCAAACAACACAATCACGACCAAAAGaatagacaaaagaaaaacaagagaAATAATACCAATGGCGCAAGATCAACGAAAGCGATGGAGTC includes:
- the LOC123450229 gene encoding B3 domain-containing protein Os12g0591400-like, which codes for MAAAAAAVEIETLDLAWSNESAGGRKELSGSRDEKLSIWTRKLAPLPSHPPPLPLSIGSAPLHSLARIRTVRASCDLATQQTSREKEGSRYCEMNEDCESCAFWRDHYYWEHMGDEKKQFSAVAKGDFKNCIRIPRELSTHLRSRISDTIKLDVPNGRAYDVVVSWEFGELVLRSGWDAFVTAHHIEENDTFLFIYHGNSNFEIHIFNSHGCEKMASCFQPPSEIFGAFPPEQAAPNAGHVQTQLEFDYTMSIGCNLTKSQDEKVLEIARKIRSEIPLYVAIMKKINVNVKDCSINIPLRLVSHFKEETCSAVIKLEAPDGNIYNVRASKHSEDQVVLQSGWDAFVAANHIQKNDLLIFHSKGKIRLKILALDPSGHEKNPSCFDMKIFSKTGEGSVRIPDARPRTVEVIDLTSSDDDHTEREDAGRSTGRRKKVPGSHAKARKMAPASSPSTKSGSDTHKLKLPISNNDNLQGPSRPPYILARGITLTGRVEKKVQEKVQAIGSEVLSMWQ